One genomic region from Haloarcula taiwanensis encodes:
- a CDS encoding multidrug ABC transporter ATP-binding protein — MDFDAGSDDDVFEDARERVDRPMLRLFTGYGRGQLGAFVVGLCSSIVARMLDLLPPILLALAIDAIFLQETEYGLFLVPDAWIPSGQGPQLWLTAGIIAASFGLGAVFHWSRNWGWNKFAQHVQHAVRTDTYETMQRLNMDFFADKQTGEMMSVLSNDVNRLEKFLNDGLNSASRMIIMVVGIATYLFYMNWQLALVALLPVPLIAVFTKRFIETIQPKYAEVRSTVGKLNSRLENNLSGIQIIKTANTEPYEADRVEDSSEDYLDANWDAIETRITFFPGLRLVSGLGFVVTFVVGGLMVTGQAPGPLTAPLSRGQFVAFIIYTQRFVWPMAQFGQIINMYQRAYASAERVFGLMDTPGRLEEAEDAPPLAVTDGRVEYDDVTFGYDSDDPVLSDVSFEAEGGETVALVGPTGAGKSTVLKLLLRMYDVDEGAVRIDGQNVQDVQIQSIRRAIGYVSQETFLFYGTVRENIAYGSFDATDEEIVAAAEAAEADQFVRNLPDGYDTMVGERGVKLSGGQRQRIAIARAMLKDPEILILDEATSDVDTETEMLIQRSLDDLTADRTTFAIAHRLSTVKDADTILVVEDGRIVERGSHDELLAADGLYANLWAVQAGEIDELPEDFVERAIQRRARTDADD; from the coding sequence ATGGATTTCGACGCGGGTTCGGACGACGACGTGTTCGAGGACGCCAGGGAACGCGTCGACCGGCCGATGCTCAGACTGTTCACCGGCTACGGCCGGGGGCAGTTGGGGGCGTTCGTTGTCGGCCTCTGCAGTTCTATCGTGGCCCGGATGCTGGACCTGCTGCCGCCCATCCTCCTCGCGCTGGCTATCGACGCCATCTTCCTCCAAGAGACCGAGTACGGGCTCTTCCTGGTTCCCGACGCCTGGATTCCCAGCGGCCAGGGGCCGCAGTTGTGGCTCACGGCCGGCATCATCGCCGCCTCCTTTGGCCTCGGGGCCGTCTTCCACTGGAGTCGGAACTGGGGCTGGAACAAGTTCGCCCAGCACGTCCAACACGCCGTCCGCACCGACACCTACGAGACGATGCAGCGGCTGAACATGGACTTCTTCGCCGACAAGCAGACCGGCGAGATGATGTCGGTGTTGTCAAACGACGTGAACCGGCTGGAGAAGTTCCTCAACGACGGGCTCAACTCCGCCTCGCGGATGATAATCATGGTCGTCGGCATCGCCACGTACCTGTTCTATATGAACTGGCAGCTGGCGCTGGTCGCGTTGCTCCCGGTGCCGCTTATCGCGGTGTTCACCAAGCGGTTCATCGAGACTATCCAGCCCAAATACGCCGAGGTGCGGTCGACGGTCGGAAAGCTCAATTCCAGACTGGAAAACAACCTCAGCGGCATCCAGATAATCAAGACCGCCAACACCGAACCCTACGAGGCCGACCGCGTCGAGGATTCCTCCGAGGACTACCTCGACGCCAACTGGGACGCCATCGAGACGCGCATCACCTTCTTCCCCGGCCTCCGACTGGTCTCGGGCCTCGGGTTCGTCGTCACGTTCGTCGTCGGCGGGCTGATGGTCACCGGGCAGGCACCCGGCCCGCTGACGGCGCCGCTCTCCCGCGGGCAGTTCGTCGCGTTCATCATTTACACCCAGCGGTTCGTCTGGCCGATGGCGCAGTTCGGACAGATTATCAACATGTACCAGCGGGCCTACGCCTCCGCCGAGCGCGTGTTCGGGCTGATGGACACGCCTGGCCGCCTCGAAGAGGCCGAAGACGCGCCGCCACTCGCCGTGACCGACGGGCGGGTAGAGTACGATGACGTGACCTTCGGCTACGACAGCGACGACCCGGTGCTCTCGGACGTCTCTTTCGAGGCCGAGGGCGGTGAGACGGTCGCGCTCGTCGGCCCGACCGGCGCGGGGAAATCCACCGTTCTGAAGCTCCTGCTCCGGATGTACGACGTGGACGAGGGCGCAGTCCGCATCGACGGGCAGAATGTGCAAGACGTGCAGATACAGAGCATCCGCCGTGCCATCGGCTACGTCAGCCAAGAAACGTTCCTGTTCTATGGCACGGTCCGCGAGAACATCGCCTACGGAAGCTTCGACGCCACCGACGAGGAGATCGTCGCTGCCGCGGAGGCCGCCGAGGCCGACCAGTTCGTTCGCAATCTCCCCGACGGCTACGACACGATGGTCGGCGAGCGCGGCGTCAAGCTCTCGGGCGGCCAGCGCCAGCGCATCGCCATCGCCCGGGCGATGCTGAAAGACCCCGAAATCCTCATTCTCGACGAGGCGACCAGCGACGTGGACACGGAGACGGAGATGCTCATCCAGCGGTCCCTCGACGACCTGACCGCCGACCGGACCACGTTTGCCATCGCTCACCGCCTCTCGACGGTGAAAGACGCCGACACGATTCTCGTCGTTGAGGACGGCCGCATCGTCGAACGGGGGAGCCATGATGAACTGCTTGCCGCCGACGGCCTCTACGCCAACCTCTGGGCAGTCCAGGCCGGCGAAATCGACGAACTTCCCGAAGACTTCGTCGAGCGGGCGATTCAGCGCCGGGCGCGGACGGATGCCGACGACTGA
- a CDS encoding heat-shock protein Hsp20 gives MTHKDDPFETMLRLFAQTQREMMDDSFGRWTGADSGRRTDNSPEYRTDRPVSTHSDDHRRHGIDTNLHVDETDDGYAVMVDLPGFERDDLAVRFDDGVLTIQGESTVAEETSAGARRHSRRVAERVAVPQPVSDDAITATYHNGVLEITLPRAADADDSNRIEIE, from the coding sequence ATGACACACAAAGACGACCCCTTCGAGACAATGCTCCGACTCTTTGCACAGACACAACGGGAGATGATGGACGACAGTTTCGGCCGGTGGACAGGGGCCGATTCGGGACGCCGAACGGACAACAGTCCCGAGTACCGCACTGACCGACCGGTTAGCACACACTCGGACGACCACCGCCGACACGGCATCGACACGAACCTCCACGTCGACGAGACCGACGACGGATACGCCGTGATGGTCGACCTCCCGGGCTTCGAGCGGGACGACCTCGCCGTTCGTTTCGACGACGGCGTCCTCACAATCCAGGGTGAGAGCACGGTTGCTGAAGAGACCAGCGCCGGCGCTCGCCGACACAGCCGACGAGTCGCCGAGCGAGTCGCCGTTCCACAGCCGGTCTCAGACGATGCGATCACCGCCACCTACCACAACGGCGTTCTCGAAATAACGCTGCCACGCGCGGCTGACGCCGACGATTCGAACCGAATCGAAATCGAATAG
- a CDS encoding cytochrome c oxidase subunit II: protein MPGPMITLVAIVFPLHGGDVRAPSAVFDQIFEVFLLLGTAVGVVVVAYTMYHALKYRDDGSGTDPYADKVERPEMGELPTGGSGGRKVFYSFSISAIIVVSLIAWTYSQLLYIEQGPDPAQEEALEIDVEGYRFGWDFIYPNGHTANTLYVPQDRVVRLRVTSTDVFHNFGIPAVRVKTDAVPGQYTSAWFTANETGTYTAKCYELCGSGHSLMTAEVVVMPQDEYGDWYNGTAGQSGGQAANGTTESASLGTPTAGTAPDATAGGVGA from the coding sequence ATGCCGGGACCCATGATAACACTTGTCGCGATTGTGTTTCCCTTGCACGGTGGCGACGTCAGGGCACCAAGCGCAGTGTTCGACCAGATATTCGAGGTGTTCCTGCTACTGGGGACGGCTGTCGGGGTGGTCGTCGTGGCTTATACCATGTACCACGCGCTCAAGTACCGCGACGACGGAAGCGGAACGGACCCGTACGCCGACAAGGTCGAGCGGCCCGAGATGGGTGAGCTTCCGACCGGGGGTTCGGGCGGTCGGAAGGTGTTTTACTCCTTTAGCATCAGCGCCATCATCGTCGTCTCGCTCATCGCCTGGACGTACTCGCAGCTGCTGTACATCGAGCAGGGTCCCGACCCGGCCCAGGAGGAGGCGCTGGAAATCGACGTGGAGGGGTACCGCTTCGGCTGGGACTTCATCTACCCGAACGGGCACACGGCGAACACGCTCTACGTGCCACAGGACCGGGTGGTCAGGTTACGGGTGACCTCGACGGACGTGTTCCACAACTTCGGGATACCGGCGGTGCGGGTCAAGACCGACGCCGTGCCGGGCCAGTACACCTCGGCCTGGTTCACGGCCAACGAGACGGGGACCTACACCGCCAAGTGCTACGAACTGTGTGGCAGCGGCCACTCGCTGATGACGGCGGAGGTGGTCGTGATGCCCCAGGACGAGTACGGGGACTGGTATAACGGGACTGCCGGACAGAGCGGGGGCCAGGCGGCGAACGGGACGACTGAGTCGGCAAGCCTCGGAACGCCGACCGCGGGCACTGCGCCCGACGCGACCGCGGGGGGTGTCGGCGCGTGA
- a CDS encoding cytochrome C oxidase subunit I, whose product MSHDHGLPPKSSVSRWFLTTNHKDIGVLYLITALFFLVFGGVLALLFRLELISSGADLLGSIGYNQAVSTHGLLMVFWFISPFAFGFANYLVPLQIGADDLAFPRLNALSYWLYLFSGILMGVSFFQGTTFAGGWTMYAPLNTPAYIPGEGLGATSVVLALIMFTAAVTLGSVNFLTTMYRMRAEGLRMRDIPIFSLSINLTVWMMLFAFAALLAALMILASDHILGTTYFQYSIDGTTMATDADNPGASLLWAHLFWFFGHPEVYIVFFPALGVMAECFQTFTGRRLVGRKWFIISMVLVAIQSFVVWMHHMFLTGINLPIKTIFMATTIGISLPFDLMVFSLIYTMAKGRVRFTTPFLFSLGALILFIIGGITGVFLGAIVLDYQFRGTYWVVAHFHYVMVAGATALFGGLYYWYPKITGKMYNERLGKIQFGVYFLGFNLLYFPMFIAWETPRRVFVYPEGLQIWHSMATVGGFVLGASFLLMFYNLFVSLWRGEDAGPNPWEYATSAEWAVSSPPPLENFPGVPSYATGKLEFLDDETVAERTESAPGAAAHGHAATDGGTATDGGAVTARAAATATAMEPAHETAGEEHASHASFWPFLVSLGGFVTFLGLSGVRTGSMVYLSMAAIGGLVTFGSLVGMTREPFHAPEMAIAERWPFSSVEKMKLGMWTFLASDIVLFGAFIGSYAFVRVAYGWTAWHHDLIPAEHVTMPGLINTYLLLTSSFLVVLAMVAAERESKRGTVAALVGTFALGVGFLINKGLEWQHLFHIHSEAFPNGWTLSTNIASSTFYLTTGLHGAHVTIGLIICAYMVVRAWNGAYQGDDRAIEYFGLYWHFVDIVWLFLFPLFYIL is encoded by the coding sequence GTGAGCCACGACCACGGCCTCCCGCCCAAGTCGTCGGTAAGCCGGTGGTTCCTCACGACCAACCACAAGGACATCGGCGTCCTGTATCTCATCACCGCGCTGTTCTTCCTCGTCTTCGGCGGGGTGTTGGCCCTGCTGTTCCGCCTCGAACTGATTTCCTCCGGCGCTGACCTGCTCGGGTCGATAGGGTACAACCAGGCCGTCTCGACCCACGGCCTGCTGATGGTGTTCTGGTTCATCTCGCCCTTTGCCTTCGGGTTCGCCAACTACCTCGTCCCGCTGCAAATCGGTGCGGACGACCTCGCCTTCCCACGCCTGAACGCCCTGTCGTACTGGCTGTACCTGTTCTCGGGTATCCTGATGGGCGTCTCCTTCTTCCAGGGGACCACCTTCGCCGGCGGCTGGACGATGTACGCCCCGCTGAACACGCCGGCCTACATCCCCGGCGAGGGGCTGGGCGCGACTTCGGTCGTGCTCGCGCTCATCATGTTCACTGCCGCCGTGACGCTGGGGTCGGTGAACTTCCTGACGACGATGTACCGCATGCGCGCCGAGGGCCTGCGGATGCGGGACATCCCCATCTTCTCGCTGTCTATCAACCTCACCGTCTGGATGATGCTCTTTGCCTTCGCGGCGCTGCTGGCCGCGCTGATGATTCTCGCCTCCGACCACATCCTCGGGACGACCTACTTCCAGTACTCCATCGACGGGACGACGATGGCGACCGACGCGGACAACCCCGGCGCGTCGCTTTTGTGGGCGCACCTGTTCTGGTTCTTCGGCCATCCGGAGGTGTACATCGTCTTCTTCCCCGCGCTGGGCGTGATGGCTGAGTGCTTCCAGACCTTCACAGGCCGACGACTCGTCGGCCGGAAGTGGTTCATCATCTCGATGGTGCTGGTGGCGATCCAGAGTTTCGTCGTCTGGATGCACCACATGTTCCTGACCGGCATCAACCTCCCCATCAAGACCATCTTCATGGCGACCACCATCGGCATCTCCCTGCCGTTCGACCTGATGGTGTTCTCGCTCATCTACACGATGGCGAAGGGGCGGGTCCGGTTCACGACACCGTTCCTGTTCTCGCTGGGCGCGCTCATCCTGTTCATCATCGGTGGTATCACGGGCGTCTTCCTCGGGGCTATCGTGCTGGACTACCAGTTCCGCGGGACCTACTGGGTCGTCGCGCACTTCCACTACGTGATGGTCGCGGGCGCGACCGCCCTCTTTGGCGGCCTGTACTACTGGTACCCGAAGATAACCGGGAAGATGTACAACGAGCGCCTGGGGAAGATACAGTTCGGCGTCTACTTCCTCGGGTTCAATCTGCTGTACTTCCCGATGTTCATCGCCTGGGAGACTCCGCGGCGGGTGTTCGTCTACCCCGAGGGCCTGCAGATATGGCACTCGATGGCGACCGTCGGCGGGTTCGTGCTGGGCGCGAGCTTCCTCCTCATGTTCTACAACCTCTTCGTGAGTCTCTGGCGCGGGGAGGACGCCGGCCCGAACCCCTGGGAGTACGCCACCTCCGCCGAGTGGGCGGTGTCGTCGCCGCCGCCGCTGGAGAACTTCCCGGGCGTCCCCAGCTACGCCACCGGGAAACTGGAGTTCCTCGACGACGAGACGGTGGCCGAGCGGACCGAGAGTGCGCCCGGGGCTGCGGCCCACGGCCACGCGGCGACCGACGGCGGGACCGCCACGGACGGCGGGGCCGTGACGGCCAGAGCCGCGGCGACGGCCACCGCGATGGAGCCGGCCCACGAGACCGCCGGCGAGGAACACGCCAGCCACGCGAGCTTCTGGCCGTTCCTCGTCAGCCTCGGCGGGTTCGTCACGTTCCTCGGCCTCTCGGGCGTGCGGACGGGGAGCATGGTGTACCTGTCGATGGCAGCTATCGGCGGCCTCGTGACGTTTGGCTCGCTCGTCGGGATGACCCGCGAGCCGTTCCACGCGCCGGAGATGGCCATCGCCGAACGGTGGCCCTTCTCGTCAGTCGAGAAGATGAAGCTCGGGATGTGGACGTTCCTGGCGAGCGACATCGTCCTCTTCGGGGCCTTTATCGGCTCCTACGCCTTCGTCCGGGTCGCCTACGGCTGGACGGCCTGGCACCACGACCTCATCCCCGCCGAGCACGTGACGATGCCCGGCCTCATCAACACGTACCTGTTGCTCACGTCGAGTTTCCTCGTCGTGCTGGCGATGGTCGCCGCCGAGCGGGAGAGCAAGCGCGGGACCGTCGCCGCCCTCGTCGGGACGTTCGCGCTGGGCGTCGGCTTCCTCATCAACAAGGGGCTGGAGTGGCAGCACCTGTTCCACATCCACAGCGAAGCGTTCCCGAACGGGTGGACCCTCTCGACGAACATCGCGTCGTCGACGTTCTATCTGACGACTGGACTGCACGGAGCCCACGTCACAATCGGGCTCATCATCTGTGCGTACATGGTCGTCAGGGCCTGGAACGGGGCCTACCAGGGCGACGACAGGGCCATCGAGTACTTCGGGCTGTACTGGCACTTCGTCGACATCGTCTGGCTGTTCCTGTTCCCGCTGTTTTACATCCTATAA